The Daucus carota subsp. sativus chromosome 7, DH1 v3.0, whole genome shotgun sequence genome window below encodes:
- the LOC108195818 gene encoding MAR-binding filament-like protein 1-1 isoform X2, producing MAFALGSSLNSPIFYSLYPVIAPPFCSNSKLLSFSRRKGRNLRVVSCLQVGEQSECDLFKKRAILFMGISILPLLKLRGDADAADSITLTPEQKQNVKKNNQGDASPNPFMFLLNGIGIFGSSVFGVLFALAQKEKDSNEATMESIKSELDEKEAAMISLRQKFESQLRDEREERNKQVKMANEEKQSLISQLQSANSTITGLGQELTKEKRAAEGFRVQIDSLTTDLMEAEQDKKELENEVKKKLNFVELLQEKINLLTVEINDKEADIRDLSFRLDAKESEFNKLTSVYENTKNEVVGLYSQIRALKDDLTKLEKELELKFATIDDLNAEVSSLIAERDEANRKLGVIAKEYDDLKSSAEKKAISDAQLLEDRMNELCQLKEQLVLALDEVSKKKVLVTDLSHERDDLKRDLDKELRAKNNLEQELIIAHEALEKSRNEAFDQAQQLEQSRNLCSQLNVEISNVRTESTEAIELLQRNLTEAKQSEEALAAELTSKNEILKQAKEQIETMSNELTIAVQNCESLQKELGDVYRKAESSVRDLEEEKEVVSSLNKELRALESQILKDKEARVSLETDLEEATRSLDEMNRNALTLSKDLELVNSKISSLEDEKDVYHRALTEQKQISQEAKENMEDAHKLVMKLGNEREKFEKKSQKLEEAAASAKGEILRLRSQISALEASINKVDNLKVVKEEKKVKKSSNVDSLKGNDIEKEKAVKEEKKVKRVSSVDGQKGSEEGTKTPVKRTRRRKVVSKKESS from the exons ATGGCCTTTGCATTGGGGAGTTCTTTGAACTCTCCAATCTTTTACTCTCTGTATCCTGTTATTGCTCCACCCTTTTGCTCCAACTCCAAGTTGTTGAGTTTTTCTAGGAGAAAGGGGAGGAATTTGAGGGTTGTTTCTTGTTTACAGGTTGGAGAGCAGAGTGAGTGTGATTTGTTCAAGAAAAGGGCTATTCTTTTCATGGGTATTTCGATTCTTCCACTTTTGAAGCTTAGGggtgatgctgatgctgcag ATTCTATTACATTGACGCCGGAGCAGAAACAAAATGTCAAG AAAAATAATCAAGGAGATGCATCACCAAATCCCTTTATGTTCCTTCTAAATGGGATAGGTATATTTGGTTCCAGTGTGTTCGGGGTGCTCTTTGCATTGGCCCAGAAGGAAAAGgatagtaatgaagcaacaatggAATCT ATAAAAAGTGAATTGGATGAAAAGGAAGCTGCCATGATTTCTCTACGGCAGAAGTTTGAGTCACAGTTGCGAGATGAAAGGGAGGAACGAAACAAGCAAGTTAAAATGGCAAATGAAGAGAAGCAGTCTTTGATTAGTCAGCTGCAATCAGCAAATAGTACAATAACAGGCCTTGGACAAGAGCTCACAAAAGAGAAAAGAGCTGCTGAAGGTTTCAGAGTTCAGATAGATAGTCTAACAACCGACCTTATGGAGGCTGAGCAAGATAAAAAGGAACTAGAAAATGAGGTGAAGAAAAAGCTCAACTTTGTTGAACTCTTGCAAGAAAAAATAAACTTGCTAACAGTGGAGATAAATGATAAAGAAGCTGATATTCGCGATCTCAGCTTTAGGCTTGATGCTAAAGAATCAGAGTTCAATAAGCTGACTTCTGTATATGAGAATACCAAGAATGAGGTAGTTGGTCTATATTCACAGATAAGAGCATTAAAAGATGACCTCACTAAACTTGAAAAAGAATTGGAACTCAAATTTGCTACAATCGATGATTTGAATGCGGAAGTAAGCTCCTTGATTGCTGAGAGAGATGAAGCCAACAGAAAACTTGGCGTCATTGCAAAGGAATATGATGACCTGAAGTCCTCTGCCGAAAAAAAAGCAATATCTGATGCCCAGCTCTTGGAAGATAGAATGAACGAACTTTGCCAGCTAAAAGAACAGCTCGTGCTTGCGTTGGATGAAGTGAGCAAAAAGAAAGTTCTAGTTACTGATTTATCTCATGAAAGAGATGATCTCAAAAGAGATCTTGATAAAGAACTGAGAGCAAAAAATAATCTAGAGCAGGAGCTTATAATTGCACATGAAGCTCTGGAGAAATCACGGAATGAGGCTTTTGATCAGGCACAACAACTGGAGCAATCAAGAAATCTATGCTCACAGCTCAATGTTGAGATATCTAACGTGCGGACCGAATCTACTGAAGCTATAGAGTTGTTACAGAGGAATTTAACAGAGGCAAAGCAAAGTGAAGAAGCATTAGCAGCTGAACTGACATCAAAGAACGAGATTCTGAAGCAAGCAAAAGAACAAATCGAAACCATGTCAAATGAACTGACAATTGCAGTACAAAATTGTGAGAGCCTCCAGAAAGAATTGGGCGATGTCTATAGGAAAGCTGAAAGTTCTGTGAGGGATTTGGAAGAGGAGAAGGAGGTTGTCTCTTCTCTAAACAAAGAGTTGAGAGCTCTGGAGTCTCAAATACTGAAAGATAAGGAGGCGCGTGTATCACTTGAAACCGATCTGGAAGAAGCTACCAGATCACTAGATGAGATGAATAGAAATGCATTGACACTATCAAAAGATCTAGAGCTTGTTAATTCCAAAATTTCCAGCCTTGAGGATGAGAAAGATGTATACCACAGGGCTCTTACCGAGCAAAAGCAAATTTCTCAGGAAGCGAAAGAAAACATGGAAGATGCTCATAAACTTGTGATGAAACTTGGAAACGAGAGGgagaaatttgagaagaaatCACAGAAACTAGAAGAAGCAGCAGCATCTGCCAAAGGCGAAATATTAAGATTGCGGAGTCAAATAAGTGCATTGGAAGCTTCCATTAACAAAGTCGACAATCTGAAAGTTGTCAAGGAAGAGAAGAAAGTAAAGAAAAGTAGCAATGTAGATAGCCTAAAAGGGAATGACATCGAAAAGGAGAAAGCGGTCAAGGAAGAGAAGAAAGTAAAGCGAGTTAGCAGTGTAGATGGCCAGAAGGGTAGTGAAGAAGGGACCAAAACGCCTGTGAAGAGAACCAGGAGGAGAAAAGTGGTTTCTAAGAAAGAAAGTTCATAG
- the LOC108195818 gene encoding MAR-binding filament-like protein 1-1 isoform X1, whose product MAFALGSSLNSPIFYSLYPVIAPPFCSNSKLLSFSRRKGRNLRVVSCLQVGEQSECDLFKKRAILFMGISILPLLKLRGDADAAEDSITLTPEQKQNVKKNNQGDASPNPFMFLLNGIGIFGSSVFGVLFALAQKEKDSNEATMESIKSELDEKEAAMISLRQKFESQLRDEREERNKQVKMANEEKQSLISQLQSANSTITGLGQELTKEKRAAEGFRVQIDSLTTDLMEAEQDKKELENEVKKKLNFVELLQEKINLLTVEINDKEADIRDLSFRLDAKESEFNKLTSVYENTKNEVVGLYSQIRALKDDLTKLEKELELKFATIDDLNAEVSSLIAERDEANRKLGVIAKEYDDLKSSAEKKAISDAQLLEDRMNELCQLKEQLVLALDEVSKKKVLVTDLSHERDDLKRDLDKELRAKNNLEQELIIAHEALEKSRNEAFDQAQQLEQSRNLCSQLNVEISNVRTESTEAIELLQRNLTEAKQSEEALAAELTSKNEILKQAKEQIETMSNELTIAVQNCESLQKELGDVYRKAESSVRDLEEEKEVVSSLNKELRALESQILKDKEARVSLETDLEEATRSLDEMNRNALTLSKDLELVNSKISSLEDEKDVYHRALTEQKQISQEAKENMEDAHKLVMKLGNEREKFEKKSQKLEEAAASAKGEILRLRSQISALEASINKVDNLKVVKEEKKVKKSSNVDSLKGNDIEKEKAVKEEKKVKRVSSVDGQKGSEEGTKTPVKRTRRRKVVSKKESS is encoded by the exons ATGGCCTTTGCATTGGGGAGTTCTTTGAACTCTCCAATCTTTTACTCTCTGTATCCTGTTATTGCTCCACCCTTTTGCTCCAACTCCAAGTTGTTGAGTTTTTCTAGGAGAAAGGGGAGGAATTTGAGGGTTGTTTCTTGTTTACAGGTTGGAGAGCAGAGTGAGTGTGATTTGTTCAAGAAAAGGGCTATTCTTTTCATGGGTATTTCGATTCTTCCACTTTTGAAGCTTAGGggtgatgctgatgctgcag AAGATTCTATTACATTGACGCCGGAGCAGAAACAAAATGTCAAG AAAAATAATCAAGGAGATGCATCACCAAATCCCTTTATGTTCCTTCTAAATGGGATAGGTATATTTGGTTCCAGTGTGTTCGGGGTGCTCTTTGCATTGGCCCAGAAGGAAAAGgatagtaatgaagcaacaatggAATCT ATAAAAAGTGAATTGGATGAAAAGGAAGCTGCCATGATTTCTCTACGGCAGAAGTTTGAGTCACAGTTGCGAGATGAAAGGGAGGAACGAAACAAGCAAGTTAAAATGGCAAATGAAGAGAAGCAGTCTTTGATTAGTCAGCTGCAATCAGCAAATAGTACAATAACAGGCCTTGGACAAGAGCTCACAAAAGAGAAAAGAGCTGCTGAAGGTTTCAGAGTTCAGATAGATAGTCTAACAACCGACCTTATGGAGGCTGAGCAAGATAAAAAGGAACTAGAAAATGAGGTGAAGAAAAAGCTCAACTTTGTTGAACTCTTGCAAGAAAAAATAAACTTGCTAACAGTGGAGATAAATGATAAAGAAGCTGATATTCGCGATCTCAGCTTTAGGCTTGATGCTAAAGAATCAGAGTTCAATAAGCTGACTTCTGTATATGAGAATACCAAGAATGAGGTAGTTGGTCTATATTCACAGATAAGAGCATTAAAAGATGACCTCACTAAACTTGAAAAAGAATTGGAACTCAAATTTGCTACAATCGATGATTTGAATGCGGAAGTAAGCTCCTTGATTGCTGAGAGAGATGAAGCCAACAGAAAACTTGGCGTCATTGCAAAGGAATATGATGACCTGAAGTCCTCTGCCGAAAAAAAAGCAATATCTGATGCCCAGCTCTTGGAAGATAGAATGAACGAACTTTGCCAGCTAAAAGAACAGCTCGTGCTTGCGTTGGATGAAGTGAGCAAAAAGAAAGTTCTAGTTACTGATTTATCTCATGAAAGAGATGATCTCAAAAGAGATCTTGATAAAGAACTGAGAGCAAAAAATAATCTAGAGCAGGAGCTTATAATTGCACATGAAGCTCTGGAGAAATCACGGAATGAGGCTTTTGATCAGGCACAACAACTGGAGCAATCAAGAAATCTATGCTCACAGCTCAATGTTGAGATATCTAACGTGCGGACCGAATCTACTGAAGCTATAGAGTTGTTACAGAGGAATTTAACAGAGGCAAAGCAAAGTGAAGAAGCATTAGCAGCTGAACTGACATCAAAGAACGAGATTCTGAAGCAAGCAAAAGAACAAATCGAAACCATGTCAAATGAACTGACAATTGCAGTACAAAATTGTGAGAGCCTCCAGAAAGAATTGGGCGATGTCTATAGGAAAGCTGAAAGTTCTGTGAGGGATTTGGAAGAGGAGAAGGAGGTTGTCTCTTCTCTAAACAAAGAGTTGAGAGCTCTGGAGTCTCAAATACTGAAAGATAAGGAGGCGCGTGTATCACTTGAAACCGATCTGGAAGAAGCTACCAGATCACTAGATGAGATGAATAGAAATGCATTGACACTATCAAAAGATCTAGAGCTTGTTAATTCCAAAATTTCCAGCCTTGAGGATGAGAAAGATGTATACCACAGGGCTCTTACCGAGCAAAAGCAAATTTCTCAGGAAGCGAAAGAAAACATGGAAGATGCTCATAAACTTGTGATGAAACTTGGAAACGAGAGGgagaaatttgagaagaaatCACAGAAACTAGAAGAAGCAGCAGCATCTGCCAAAGGCGAAATATTAAGATTGCGGAGTCAAATAAGTGCATTGGAAGCTTCCATTAACAAAGTCGACAATCTGAAAGTTGTCAAGGAAGAGAAGAAAGTAAAGAAAAGTAGCAATGTAGATAGCCTAAAAGGGAATGACATCGAAAAGGAGAAAGCGGTCAAGGAAGAGAAGAAAGTAAAGCGAGTTAGCAGTGTAGATGGCCAGAAGGGTAGTGAAGAAGGGACCAAAACGCCTGTGAAGAGAACCAGGAGGAGAAAAGTGGTTTCTAAGAAAGAAAGTTCATAG